The proteins below are encoded in one region of Betaproteobacteria bacterium:
- the rimO gene encoding 30S ribosomal protein S12 methylthiotransferase RimO: MTIQQKVPTVGFVSLGCPKASSDAERILTKLRAEGYEISPSYDNSDLVIVNTCGFIDAAVEESLDAIGEALNENGKVIVTGCLGAKGDIVQSTHPSVLAVTGPHAADEVMGIVHQHLPKPHDPYSDLVPPQGVRLTPDHFAYLKISEGCNHSCTFCIIPSLRGGLVSRPVGDVLAEAENLARAGVKEILVISQDTSAYGVDLKYRTAFWGGKPVKSRLKELCDALASFGIWVRLHYVYPYPSVDDIIPLMAEGKILPYLDVPFQHASPKILKAMKRPASAENTLERIAKWREICPEIVIRSTFITGFPGETEEDFDQLIQFLEDAKLDRVGAFAYSPVEGAKANELEGLPPEDIREDRRRWLMQVQEDISADKLAAKIDTVIQVLVDEVDEEGTIARSKADAPEIDGLVYLDGHFDAQPGDFLQVKVIDADHHDLYAQVV; the protein is encoded by the coding sequence ATGACTATTCAGCAAAAAGTGCCGACCGTCGGCTTCGTTTCCCTTGGTTGTCCCAAAGCTTCTTCCGACGCCGAGCGCATCCTGACCAAGCTGCGCGCCGAAGGCTATGAAATTTCGCCGAGCTACGACAATTCCGATCTGGTGATCGTCAATACTTGCGGCTTTATCGATGCTGCGGTCGAGGAGTCGCTCGATGCCATCGGCGAAGCGCTCAACGAGAACGGCAAGGTCATCGTTACCGGTTGCCTTGGCGCCAAGGGCGATATCGTGCAATCGACACACCCGTCCGTGCTTGCCGTCACCGGCCCGCATGCCGCCGACGAGGTCATGGGCATCGTGCATCAGCACCTGCCCAAGCCCCATGATCCATATTCCGATCTGGTGCCGCCGCAAGGGGTGCGCCTGACGCCGGACCACTTTGCCTACCTGAAGATTTCCGAAGGTTGCAACCACAGTTGCACCTTCTGCATCATTCCGTCACTGCGCGGCGGCCTCGTTTCGCGCCCGGTTGGCGATGTGCTGGCCGAAGCCGAAAACCTTGCCCGCGCCGGGGTGAAAGAAATTCTCGTTATTTCCCAGGACACCAGCGCCTACGGCGTCGATCTCAAATACCGCACCGCCTTCTGGGGCGGCAAACCGGTCAAGTCGCGCCTGAAGGAATTGTGCGATGCGCTGGCCAGCTTCGGTATCTGGGTTCGCCTGCACTACGTTTATCCGTACCCGTCGGTCGATGACATCATTCCGCTGATGGCCGAGGGCAAGATCCTGCCTTACCTCGACGTACCATTCCAACATGCCAGCCCGAAGATCCTGAAAGCGATGAAGCGCCCGGCCTCGGCTGAGAACACGCTGGAGCGCATCGCCAAGTGGCGCGAAATCTGTCCGGAAATCGTCATCCGCTCGACATTCATTACCGGCTTCCCCGGCGAGACGGAGGAAGATTTCGATCAGCTGATCCAGTTCCTCGAAGACGCCAAGCTTGATCGCGTTGGTGCCTTTGCCTATTCGCCGGTGGAAGGCGCCAAGGCCAACGAACTTGAAGGCCTGCCGCCGGAGGATATCCGTGAAGACCGTCGCCGCTGGCTGATGCAGGTACAGGAAGATATTTCCGCCGACAAGCTGGCCGCCAAGATAGATACGGTCATTCAGGTGCTGGTCGACGAGGTCGACGAAGAAGGCACCATTGCCCGTTCCAAGGCCGACGCGCCGGAAATCGACGGTCTGGTTTACCTAGACGGCCACTTCGATGCCCAGCCGGGTGATTTCCTGCAGGTCAAGGTCATTGATGCCGACCACCATGACCTCTACGCCCAGGTCGTCTGA
- a CDS encoding FAD-binding oxidoreductase: protein MTSTPRSSDLIEVLAGIVGTAQVLTNPADTAPFLTDWRGRYHGAARCIVRPGNTAEVAAVVKACGEAGVPIVPQGGNTGHCGAATPDGSGMAVVISLNRLNRIVAVDRKNNTISVESGCTLAAVQEAARAAERLFPLALASEGTCQIGGNLSTNAGGVQVLRYGNTRDLALGLEVVLPSGEIWDGLRGLRKDNTGYDLKQLFIGAEGTLGIITGAVLKLFPMPTTQVTCWLNVPTPVAAVDLLNAAKSKFDAQLTAFELVSETSLGLVLKNIPDTQRPTEASPWYVLAEFSDVDSPVLEAWLADRFAGADVTDGVVAQSETQAGKLWALRENISEAQKIDGVSIKHDVSVPVSRIPEFLTMADASLTKAFPGIRVVTFGHVGDGNLHYNLSRGDAQENATFIASQAAVNRIVHDIVFALHGSISAEHGIGQLKRDELMRYKSPVEMALMRTIKQALDPRGLMNPGKVL, encoded by the coding sequence ATGACCTCTACGCCCAGGTCGTCTGATCTGATTGAAGTACTGGCCGGGATCGTCGGCACTGCGCAGGTGCTGACCAATCCGGCCGACACGGCCCCTTTTCTGACCGACTGGCGTGGCCGTTACCACGGTGCGGCGCGATGCATCGTCCGCCCCGGCAATACAGCCGAGGTGGCGGCAGTGGTCAAGGCCTGCGGCGAAGCCGGTGTGCCGATCGTGCCGCAGGGTGGAAACACCGGCCATTGCGGCGCTGCGACGCCCGATGGTAGCGGCATGGCGGTGGTCATCAGCCTGAATCGCCTGAACCGCATTGTCGCGGTCGACCGGAAAAACAACACGATTTCAGTAGAATCCGGGTGCACGCTGGCCGCTGTTCAGGAAGCCGCACGCGCCGCCGAGCGACTGTTCCCGCTGGCGCTTGCCTCCGAAGGGACGTGCCAGATTGGTGGCAACCTGTCCACAAATGCCGGCGGTGTGCAGGTGCTGCGCTATGGAAATACCCGCGATTTAGCGCTCGGTCTCGAGGTCGTGCTGCCCAGTGGCGAAATATGGGATGGCCTGCGGGGGTTGCGCAAGGACAATACCGGCTACGATCTGAAACAACTGTTCATTGGTGCCGAAGGTACTTTGGGCATCATTACGGGCGCTGTGCTCAAACTGTTCCCAATGCCGACTACCCAGGTGACCTGCTGGTTGAATGTCCCCACACCAGTTGCTGCGGTCGACCTGCTAAATGCGGCAAAATCGAAATTTGATGCGCAGTTGACCGCCTTTGAACTGGTTTCAGAGACGTCGCTTGGGCTCGTCCTGAAGAACATTCCAGATACACAGCGGCCGACCGAAGCCAGCCCTTGGTACGTGCTTGCCGAGTTCTCGGATGTTGATTCGCCTGTGCTTGAAGCCTGGCTGGCTGATCGCTTCGCGGGTGCCGACGTGACCGATGGTGTCGTGGCTCAATCTGAAACGCAGGCCGGCAAGCTGTGGGCGCTGCGCGAAAACATTTCGGAGGCGCAAAAGATTGATGGTGTCAGCATCAAGCACGATGTCTCGGTGCCGGTGTCACGCATTCCGGAGTTTCTCACGATGGCAGATGCCAGCCTGACTAAGGCTTTTCCAGGTATCCGTGTTGTCACCTTCGGCCATGTTGGTGATGGCAACCTGCATTACAACCTCTCACGGGGGGATGCGCAGGAAAATGCAACTTTTATCGCCAGCCAAGCAGCGGTGAATCGTATTGTCCACGACATCGTTTTTGCACTGCACGGTTCGATTTCTGCGGAGCATGGCATTGGTCAACTCAAGCGTGACGAGCTAATGCGTTACAAGAGTCCAGTCGAGATGGCACTGATGCGAACAATCAAGCAAGCGCTTGACCCGCGTGGCCTGATGAACCCGGGCAAGGTGCTCTGA
- a CDS encoding AlpA family phage regulatory protein, whose protein sequence is MNNPLPTGTRILRLRECLKLVGVSRATWFDWNNPASNRHDKSCPRRVRLGSRSVGWFEHELLHWLESKRT, encoded by the coding sequence ATGAACAATCCTCTGCCTACGGGTACTCGCATCCTTCGCTTGAGGGAATGTCTGAAACTGGTTGGTGTTTCCCGCGCAACCTGGTTCGATTGGAACAATCCAGCATCCAATCGGCATGACAAATCATGTCCTCGTCGGGTAAGGCTCGGCTCCAGGTCAGTTGGCTGGTTCGAACACGAGCTGCTTCATTGGCTCGAGTCGAAGCGGACTTAA
- a CDS encoding arsenate reductase translates to MIKVFGIKNCDTMKKAFAWLVANDIAYEFVDYKKAGIAEARLPDWDQRTGWEKLLNTRGLMWRKLTDEERSAVDREKALKLMAQYPSLIKRPVLDTGSQLIVGFSPENYAEQLK, encoded by the coding sequence ATGATCAAGGTTTTCGGTATCAAAAATTGCGACACGATGAAAAAGGCCTTCGCCTGGTTGGTGGCCAATGACATTGCCTACGAATTTGTCGATTACAAAAAAGCCGGCATAGCCGAAGCCCGTCTGCCTGACTGGGATCAGCGTACGGGCTGGGAAAAACTGCTCAATACACGTGGATTGATGTGGCGAAAACTGACTGACGAAGAGCGTTCCGCGGTCGACCGGGAAAAAGCGCTGAAATTGATGGCGCAGTACCCAAGCCTGATCAAACGTCCAGTACTGGATACCGGTAGCCAGTTGATCGTCGGCTTCTCACCGGAAAATTACGCCGAGCAATTGAAATGA
- a CDS encoding tyrosine-type recombinase/integrase yields MALTDLAIRTAKPAEKPRKLVDEKGMYILIQPTGAKLWRMNYRFDGKQKTLALGTYPETSLGQARDKRDEARKKLAQDIDPGEQRKLEKQERRTSLANTFEVIARDWMKVRGKEWSEGYAGKTRACMERHAFPSIGSKPIKDITAPELLAMLRAIEKRGTVDMAHRIQQHCGAVFRYAISTGIADADPTPSLHGALSTVKTEHYAAMTDPKDFAELLRAIDGYRGEVTTKIAMLMLAYTFQRTKEIRFAEWSQIDLEGAMWRIPAEVMKMRQAHIVPLSKQVISHLEELKILTGSGRLLFPSTTNRDRPISENTVTYAIARMGFKGQMTGHGFRSVASTILNEQGYRHDVIERQLAHAEKSQARAAYNRAEYLPERKKMMRDWAEFLDKLKAGATVIPLKGNAA; encoded by the coding sequence ATGGCACTGACTGATCTTGCAATCCGGACAGCGAAACCGGCTGAAAAACCAAGGAAACTGGTCGATGAAAAAGGGATGTACATCCTCATCCAACCGACCGGAGCCAAGCTTTGGCGCATGAATTATCGCTTCGATGGGAAGCAGAAAACCCTCGCGCTTGGCACCTATCCGGAAACCAGCCTTGGCCAAGCCAGAGACAAGCGTGACGAAGCTCGTAAGAAACTCGCACAAGACATCGACCCTGGCGAACAGCGTAAGCTTGAAAAGCAGGAGCGTCGGACATCGCTCGCCAACACTTTTGAAGTCATTGCTCGCGACTGGATGAAGGTCCGTGGCAAAGAATGGAGCGAGGGATACGCTGGTAAGACCCGTGCATGCATGGAGCGACACGCCTTTCCATCGATTGGTAGCAAGCCGATCAAGGACATTACCGCTCCCGAACTCCTTGCCATGCTTCGCGCCATTGAAAAGCGCGGAACAGTCGACATGGCACATCGCATTCAACAGCATTGCGGCGCCGTATTTCGCTACGCAATCAGCACTGGCATAGCAGATGCGGACCCGACCCCCAGCCTTCACGGAGCGCTATCAACGGTCAAAACTGAGCACTATGCAGCGATGACGGACCCCAAGGATTTTGCCGAACTGCTGCGTGCCATTGATGGCTATCGTGGAGAGGTCACCACCAAGATCGCCATGCTGATGCTGGCCTATACCTTCCAACGGACTAAAGAAATTCGCTTTGCCGAATGGTCTCAAATTGACCTGGAAGGAGCCATGTGGCGTATTCCGGCAGAGGTCATGAAAATGCGCCAAGCGCACATCGTCCCATTAAGCAAACAAGTCATCAGCCATCTTGAGGAACTGAAAATCCTGACCGGATCTGGCCGACTTCTCTTCCCATCGACGACAAACAGGGATCGTCCAATTTCAGAAAATACGGTCACTTACGCCATCGCCCGTATGGGTTTCAAAGGCCAAATGACTGGACATGGTTTCCGCTCGGTTGCCTCCACCATTCTGAACGAACAGGGGTACCGACACGACGTCATCGAGCGGCAATTGGCACACGCCGAAAAAAGCCAGGCACGCGCAGCGTACAACCGCGCCGAGTATTTGCCCGAGCGAAAAAAAATGATGCGAGACTGGGCTGAGTTTTTGGACAAACTGAAGGCTGGAGCGACAGTTATTCCATTAAAAGGTAACGCCGCCTGA
- a CDS encoding HD-GYP domain-containing protein → MHVKYSPTSPSIELPPLRLSELISALSHALDITEGQPEGHCVRCCWIGMHIGRSIGMPDEQLWDLYYTLLLKDLGCSSNAARICALYLTDDLTFKRDFKTVGDSLPQVLNFVLKHTGLKAPLAERFRSVLTIFRSGEQVAQELIATRCQRGAEIARLLRFPEQVAAGIYSLDEHFNGQGKPQQLAGEEIPLYSRIALLAQVVDVFHTAGGPQAALDEIRQRAGGWFDPRLVRAVEAVADEDAFWATLTSPDISEAVLGLEPASHVVGLDDDYLDDIAAAFGQVVDSKSPYTSGHSTRVALYTDMIAEELGFSHERRRWLRRGALLHDVGKLGVSNSILDKPGKLDADEWVAVQAHAMYTETILSRIDAFSELARVSAAHHERLDGKGYPRGLMAENICLETRVITTADIFDAITAERPYRGAVPIPKTLEIMAANVGTAIDQQCFDALKQALARLPD, encoded by the coding sequence ATGCACGTCAAATATTCTCCCACCTCGCCCTCCATTGAGCTGCCGCCATTGCGGCTTTCCGAACTGATTTCTGCGCTCAGTCATGCGCTGGATATCACCGAGGGGCAGCCGGAAGGTCATTGCGTTCGATGCTGCTGGATCGGCATGCATATTGGTCGCAGTATTGGCATGCCGGATGAGCAATTGTGGGATCTCTATTACACGCTGTTGCTGAAAGACCTTGGTTGTAGCAGCAACGCGGCGCGCATTTGCGCGCTGTATCTGACTGATGACCTGACCTTCAAACGTGATTTCAAGACGGTGGGCGACAGTCTGCCCCAGGTGCTCAATTTCGTGCTCAAGCATACCGGGCTGAAAGCGCCGCTGGCCGAACGTTTTCGCAGTGTGTTGACCATTTTCCGCTCTGGTGAGCAAGTGGCTCAGGAATTGATTGCGACTCGCTGCCAGCGTGGCGCCGAAATAGCCCGACTCCTCCGCTTCCCCGAGCAGGTGGCGGCAGGCATATACAGTCTCGATGAGCATTTCAACGGGCAGGGCAAGCCGCAGCAATTGGCCGGCGAGGAAATTCCGCTTTATTCGCGGATCGCCCTTCTGGCGCAAGTGGTTGATGTATTTCACACGGCGGGCGGGCCGCAGGCTGCGCTGGATGAAATCCGGCAACGTGCCGGTGGCTGGTTTGATCCGCGCCTGGTTCGGGCCGTCGAAGCGGTCGCGGATGAAGATGCCTTCTGGGCAACGCTGACCTCGCCCGATATCAGCGAGGCAGTGCTCGGGCTTGAGCCTGCCAGCCATGTCGTGGGTCTTGATGACGACTATCTCGATGACATTGCGGCCGCTTTCGGCCAGGTCGTTGACTCCAAAAGTCCCTATACCAGTGGCCACAGCACGCGCGTTGCACTTTATACCGATATGATTGCCGAGGAACTTGGCTTTTCCCACGAACGCCGTCGCTGGTTGAGACGTGGCGCGTTGTTGCACGACGTCGGCAAGCTTGGTGTCAGCAACAGCATTCTCGACAAGCCGGGCAAGCTTGATGCGGACGAGTGGGTGGCGGTGCAGGCGCACGCCATGTACACCGAAACCATTTTGTCGCGCATTGATGCATTTTCAGAGCTGGCCAGGGTTTCGGCAGCGCATCATGAACGGCTGGATGGCAAAGGCTATCCACGTGGACTGATGGCTGAGAATATCTGCCTGGAAACGCGGGTCATCACCACGGCCGATATTTTCGATGCGATTACCGCCGAACGCCCCTACCGGGGGGCCGTGCCGATCCCCAAGACGCTGGAAATCATGGCCGCGAATGTTGGAACTGCCATCGATCAGCAATGTTTCGACGCATTGAAACAGGCACTTGCCCGCCTGCCGGACTGA
- a CDS encoding Hsp33 family molecular chaperone HslO, with protein sequence MNDSFVRRFIFEGLDIRGAVVYLGEAWRQMQVDRNYQPTVAQLLGETAAVTALIAGQLKQPGRLTLQLRGIGPIQLLVMDCNEQLQMRGMARSNPVVLPAPVPDLLGADQGGQLMMSLDMPDARQPYQSYVPMVGESIAAIFEHYLEQSEQQPSRLFATAAPKAAACLFLQKMPAADQHDEDGWQRISHLASTVKPAELLELDAESLLTRLFHEDMDQHGIRIYDPRPVVYHCPEDRSKVSDMIRSLGRADAETILAEHGEILIRDDICNRDYHFSPNDVAALFAESEGKALH encoded by the coding sequence ATGAATGACAGCTTCGTTCGCCGATTCATATTCGAAGGTCTCGATATTCGCGGCGCGGTAGTTTACTTGGGTGAAGCTTGGCGGCAGATGCAGGTCGACCGTAACTATCAGCCGACAGTTGCCCAGTTGCTTGGCGAAACTGCCGCCGTTACCGCGCTGATCGCGGGCCAACTCAAGCAGCCCGGGCGCCTGACGCTTCAATTGCGTGGCATCGGACCCATCCAGTTGCTGGTCATGGATTGCAACGAACAACTGCAGATGCGCGGCATGGCGCGCAGCAACCCGGTCGTTCTGCCGGCACCCGTACCTGATTTGCTGGGTGCCGATCAGGGCGGTCAGTTGATGATGAGCCTGGACATGCCGGACGCCCGCCAGCCCTATCAGAGCTATGTCCCGATGGTTGGTGAAAGCATTGCGGCCATCTTCGAGCATTACCTTGAGCAATCCGAGCAGCAACCTTCCCGCCTTTTTGCGACGGCAGCTCCAAAAGCCGCGGCCTGCCTGTTTCTGCAAAAGATGCCTGCAGCTGATCAACACGACGAAGATGGCTGGCAGCGCATCTCGCACCTGGCCAGCACGGTCAAGCCGGCTGAATTACTGGAACTGGACGCAGAAAGCCTGCTCACCCGTCTGTTCCACGAAGACATGGATCAACACGGCATCCGGATTTATGACCCGCGACCGGTTGTCTATCACTGCCCGGAAGACAGATCGAAGGTCAGCGACATGATACGTAGCCTGGGCCGAGCGGATGCCGAGACTATCCTTGCGGAACATGGCGAGATTCTGATCCGTGACGATATCTGCAACCGCGATTACCACTTCAGCCCGAATGACGTCGCCGCGTTGTTTGCCGAAAGTGAAGGTAAGGCGCTCCATTGA